In Dryocola sp. LX212, the genomic stretch TTAAATCTTTAGTATGTTTTTCAAAGTGGCTGCTGAAGAAAAACTGCGAATTTCAGGCACAAAAAAACCTGCCGCGGCAGGTTTTTTTATCTCGGGACCAGCTTAGAACATGGCGCCCGGCGGTACATCTTTAAAGGTTTTGCAGTAGTTTTCGAACATGCTTTTCAGGATTTTGCGCAGTTTCATGGGTGTGCTCCGGTATTTAATTATGCAGGTGTTGCTCGTTATGCGCTCATAATATGACTTCCATCACACAAATCAACCATTATGTGAGCTGAATCACACAATTTAACTGGGGATTTTACAGCTCATTCACATAAAACAGCTTGCGGATCCAACACTTAACGGGTTATTTGTAGCTCTAAATTTTTAAAACATTATTTTGATTTCGGATGGCAACCATGTCTGACTCCCCTTCCCCGCAGCAAAAACGCGGCCTCTCCCCTACCGCACTGCTGGTTGCCGGCGCCTTTTTCATGGAGTTTCTGGACGGGACCGTGATTGCCACCGCGCTGCCGGAAATGGCCAGAACTTTTGCCGTTGACGCGGTGGATCTGAATATCGGCATGAGCGCCTACCTGCTGACGCTGGCGGTACTGATCCCGGCCAGCGGCTGGATTGCCGACCGCTTCGGTGCAAGAAAGGTCTTTACCCTCGCGCTGGGCATTTTTACCCTCGCCTCCGTGCTTTGCGGGCTGGCAAACAGCCTTGAGCAGTTTGTTGCCATGCGCGTTTTGCAGGGCGTGGGCGGTGCGCTGATGGTGCCGGTCGGCCGCCTCGCCGTTTTGAGAAGCACGCCAAAGCACCAGCTGATTACCGCGATTGCCACCCTGACCTGGCCTGCCCTTGTCGCGCCGATTATTGGCCCGCCGCTGGGCGGGTTTATTACCAGCTATGCGTCATGGCGCTGGATTTTCTATATTAATCTTCCGCTGGGCCTGGCCGCGATGGCGCAGGCCTGGCGAATAATTCCGGATATTCACGACGACGAGCGGCGCCCCTTCGACGGCATCGGCTTTGTCAGCACCGCGGTTGCCATGGTATGCCTGGTCTACGGGCTGGAGAGGCTGGGCGGCGAGCATATTGACCTGCTGGCTACCGGCGGTCTGCTGGCGCTGGGCGCGGCGGCGCTCTGCTTTTCCCTCCGCCATTTCAGGCATGCCGCCCATCCGATGGTCAGGCTGGATGCGCTAAAAGTGCAGACCTTCGGGGTAACGATGTACGGCGGATCGCTGTTCCGCACCTCCATCAGCGCCGTGCCGTTTTTGCTGCCGCTGCTGTTTCAGGTGGGATTTGGTATGGACGCCTTTCACTCCGGGCTGCTGGTGCTGGCGGTCTTTGCGGGAAATCTGACGATGAAACCGGGCACGACCTGGCTTATCCGCCGTCTGGGTTTTAAAAAGCTGCTGCTCGTTAACGGCCTGCTGAACGTTGCCGCCCTGCTCGCCTGCGCATTCCTGACGCCGCATACCGCAACGTGGGTGACAATCATCACTCTTTTTCTTGGCGGGATGTTCCGTTCGATGCAGTTTACCGGCATCAGCACGCTGGCCTTTGCGGATATTCCTGCAAACCAGATGAGCTACGCCAATACGCTGTTCAGCACGGCGACGCAGCTGTCGGTCGGCCTCGGCATTACGCTAGGGGCGATTGGCATCCGGCTCGGGGAAAAAATCAGCGGCTGGCTGGATCTGAGCCCCGTCCCGGGAATGAGCATTAAAATTTCGTTTGTGCTGATTACGCTGATTTGTCTGCTGGGGCTGGTTGATTTACTGCGGCTGCCACGAGCGGCGGGAAGTACGGTGTCGAATAAAGCGTAAAAAAATGGCCAGCTTACGCTGGCCTTAGATTGCTGACAAAGAAGGAAAAAGCGTGGTTTTTCCTTCTTTGTGATTAGCAGCCGAAAATCAATCAATTGATTTTCCTTGTTATTTATTCGGTGAGATCTGTTCGAATCCCATTCTGTTTAGGTTTGTCATCAGTCTGTGGCCAGCTTACGCTGGCCTTCTCATCCATCAGGCAAGGATTTCACGCACGAAGGCTTCAATCTCTTTGTTCTGGCAGTTTTCGAAGAAGCATTTCTGGAAACGCTCGCCGGTAACGGCGGTTTTCACCAGCTCAGGATCGATGGCGCGCAGCGTATCGAGGTAGTTCTCTTTCACCACGGCAGCTTTAACCTGGTTAAGGATGCCCGCGTTGCGAACCTGCGGCTCTTTACGATCTGCCGGATAGCCTTCGCCTTTACGGCCGGTGAAAGCTTTCTCAAACATATAGCGCACGTTCAGCTCGGCACCCCAGCCAAAGCCTTTCGCGAAGGCCAGGGACAGCGCGTTACCGTTGTTGATTTGAGAGAACAGGAAAGCATCCGCCGGATCCAGGCAGTAGCCGCAGACCACGCCCGGGTGAATATTCAGAGACATCATCGCGCCCTGGCCCGTGCCGCAGCCGGTCACGACAAAATCAACCGCTTTTGAATTCAGCAGGATGCTGGCCATAATGCCCAGATGGATATAGGTCAGGTGGTGATCCTGCTCGTCGCTCATCCCCACGTTGTAAACCGGGTACTCTTTTTCAGAAGCCACGGCCTGCAATTCGTTAAGGATGGTGGCATTTTTGCCCGCCTGACTGTTTTCCATCATCAGTGCAATTTTCATCTGTTCGTCTCCTGGTTGGGCACGGGCATTCCCGTGAACTGTAACGACTGGATAGCAAAGTATGGCCTAACCATACTATCTCGCAAACGGACTTTCAAATTTAATGAAAAATAGTTTCATAAATTTAGCCGGGCTCACATTTCTCGTTGTCCCCCTTGCAGGAACGAGATCCACCCGAAGTCAAAACGGCCTTTATTAGCGAAGCAATTTGGCTTAAGAGCAGTTATTTTCGTGATTTAAAGCGAAATTTTTTCGCTTTCTGCTGCGGCTGATTTACAAAATTCCCGGCGTGCTAGACTGGCAGAAAGTGCCAGCCGAGACTTCAATTATGTACCGTTCAATTGCTTTACTGACCGCCCTGTTAATGAGCGGCTGCACCATCAATAAAACGCCGGAGCCGGTAAAAGGCAGCGAAGTGGCGGGCGTTGTGCGCCTGGGCTTCGATAAATCACCGCTGCAAAATGCCCGGGTGGATACCTTCATCGCCTTGTCGGCTGCCAGCCACCAGTGCCAGCAGTGGGGCTATATCTCCGCCCTGCCCTACGGCGAGCCGATCACAACCTGCAGCGTTACCGGCGGTTCGCTGTGCCTGAGCCAGCAGGTTACGCTGGAATATCAGTGCCAGGGAATTGGCATGGAAAAATACGTGCGGGATAATTTAATCGTGCAGTAATTTATTTGCCGCTAAATTACCGGCGGCAAATATTCAGATAAATAATAGAAGTAAGATGAATAACATTAACAACCATTCTCATTACGCTAAAATAATTAACAATCTATTTGCAATATGGACATTATAAAAATAAAGTAGCACTACTATCGGCCCGCAAAATAAAATGGAGCACGCCATGCTGAAAGCAGAAATGGTTGAGAAACTAAACGAGCAGATGAACCTTGAACTCTATTCCTCCCTGCTGTATCAGCAGATGAGCGCATGGTGCTGCTACCACAGTTTTGAAGGGGCTGCCGCCTTCCTGCGCCGCCACGCTCAGGAAGAGATGGAGCATATGCAGCGCCTGTTTGCCTATTTAACCGATACCGGAAATATGCCGCGCATTAACGCCGTACCTGCGCCAGTTAATGAATATGCTTCACTGGACGCGCTGTTTAATGCCACCTATGAGCACGAGCAGTTAATTACCCGCCAGATTAACGAGCTGGCCCACGCCGCCATGACGTCGCAGGATTATCCAACCTTTAATTTCCTGCAATGGTATGTTTCTGAGCAGCATGAAGAAGAGAAACTGTTTAAATCCGTGCTGGATAAACTGAGCCTGGTTGGCAAAAGCGGCGAAGGATTGTATTTCGTAGATAAAGAGCTTTCTACGCTGGATACGCAGGCCTGATATTTATAGATGCATGACCAAAAGGCCGGGGAGAATCCCGGCCTTTTTCGTTTGTGATTAGTGCAGGTTAGCGTTCTGCTTGCTTTGCCAGTAGGCCAGGATGCTGAGCGCCGCTGGTTTGATCTTCTCAATGCTGTCTAAGAAGTCTTCATGGGTCATGGTGTCCAGGTCGTCAAACCGCTCTTCCAGACCGTGCAGGGCAATCGGCTCCATCATCGCGACCAGCTCGGTCGGCAGCGGATCGACTTCCCACAGCAGCACGCCGCGCATATAGCCAAAGCACCACTCTTCAACGATGGTCAACTCCTGCTCCTCCACGAGGCTTACGCCAAACAGCGGTTCATACTGTTCGGGGTAGCTGCTAAGGCGCTCTGCAATGTCGTTGACGTGCCTGAAGGTCAGTTCGACAAATGTTTTCAGCTCGTCCTTAGATTCCCACAGCGGCTGATCGCCCTCTGCGCCCCAGAATGCCTCAAACGTGGCTTCCGGCCCC encodes the following:
- the azuC gene encoding stress response protein AzuC yields the protein MKLRKILKSMFENYCKTFKDVPPGAMF
- a CDS encoding MFS transporter → MSDSPSPQQKRGLSPTALLVAGAFFMEFLDGTVIATALPEMARTFAVDAVDLNIGMSAYLLTLAVLIPASGWIADRFGARKVFTLALGIFTLASVLCGLANSLEQFVAMRVLQGVGGALMVPVGRLAVLRSTPKHQLITAIATLTWPALVAPIIGPPLGGFITSYASWRWIFYINLPLGLAAMAQAWRIIPDIHDDERRPFDGIGFVSTAVAMVCLVYGLERLGGEHIDLLATGGLLALGAAALCFSLRHFRHAAHPMVRLDALKVQTFGVTMYGGSLFRTSISAVPFLLPLLFQVGFGMDAFHSGLLVLAVFAGNLTMKPGTTWLIRRLGFKKLLLVNGLLNVAALLACAFLTPHTATWVTIITLFLGGMFRSMQFTGISTLAFADIPANQMSYANTLFSTATQLSVGLGITLGAIGIRLGEKISGWLDLSPVPGMSIKISFVLITLICLLGLVDLLRLPRAAGSTVSNKA
- a CDS encoding RpiB/LacA/LacB family sugar-phosphate isomerase, which codes for MKIALMMENSQAGKNATILNELQAVASEKEYPVYNVGMSDEQDHHLTYIHLGIMASILLNSKAVDFVVTGCGTGQGAMMSLNIHPGVVCGYCLDPADAFLFSQINNGNALSLAFAKGFGWGAELNVRYMFEKAFTGRKGEGYPADRKEPQVRNAGILNQVKAAVVKENYLDTLRAIDPELVKTAVTGERFQKCFFENCQNKEIEAFVREILA
- the yecR gene encoding YecR family lipoprotein, with product MYRSIALLTALLMSGCTINKTPEPVKGSEVAGVVRLGFDKSPLQNARVDTFIALSAASHQCQQWGYISALPYGEPITTCSVTGGSLCLSQQVTLEYQCQGIGMEKYVRDNLIVQ
- the ftnA gene encoding non-heme ferritin, producing MLKAEMVEKLNEQMNLELYSSLLYQQMSAWCCYHSFEGAAAFLRRHAQEEMEHMQRLFAYLTDTGNMPRINAVPAPVNEYASLDALFNATYEHEQLITRQINELAHAAMTSQDYPTFNFLQWYVSEQHEEEKLFKSVLDKLSLVGKSGEGLYFVDKELSTLDTQA
- a CDS encoding UPF0149 family protein, with amino-acid sequence MNQGPLTEEEIEWLDVVLTKHATERSIMDMAEMDGMLTAILSGPKDVGPEATFEAFWGAEGDQPLWESKDELKTFVELTFRHVNDIAERLSSYPEQYEPLFGVSLVEEQELTIVEEWCFGYMRGVLLWEVDPLPTELVAMMEPIALHGLEERFDDLDTMTHEDFLDSIEKIKPAALSILAYWQSKQNANLH